The segment CTTCTTGAGGAAGCAGGCTGTGCAGCGAACGTTATCCGCCATTGCCAGGTGGTTTCAAAGAAGGCGGTGGAAATTGCTGCTGCATACAGGGGATCGGGTAAGGATGTAGATCTCGGGATCGTGGAAGTGGGTGCCCTTCTTCATGATATTGGAAGATGTCGTACTCATGGAATAAGGCACGCTCTGGAAGGGGCATCGATCGCAGAAGATCTTGATCTTGATCCCCGTCTTATACGTATTATAAGGAACCATATTGGTGCAGGTATAACCTGTCAGGAAGCTTCACTTCTGGGTCTTCCTGAAGACGATTACCTTCCTGTGAGCATCGAAGAGAAGATCGTGTCTCATGCTGATAATCTTGTAATGGGGGAAGAAACTGTGACCATTTCAAGATGTATCCAGCGTATGAAGGACAGGGGGATGAGTGAAGATGCTATTGCCAGGGTTCAGGATCTTGAAGATGAGGTCGGAATTTATTGATCTTTATATTGTCTTTTGAAAAATGACTATGGATAAATTTATATATTAAAATCACTAAAGAGATGTTGTATTGCGGGAAGCAAAACACATTTTTACCTATTGATTTTCTCGTTTTTTACTATGAGGTATAATTAATGGATAATGATAAGCATTTAAAAGGCACAACTACTGTAGGTATAGTGTGCTCTGATGGAGTAGTCCTTGCTACTGAACAGAGAGCAACAATGGGGAATTTTATCGCCAGCAAGACTGCAAAGAAGATCTATCAGATCGATGACCTTGTGGGAATGACCACTGCAGGTTCTGTAGGCGATGCACAGCAGATCGTACGTGTCATTAGTGTAGAATCCAAGCTTTTCAAGATGCGCAGGCAGGAGTCAGTCACCATCAAAGGTATTGCGACACTTCTCTCTAATCTTTTGAGCGGACAGAGATATTATCCACTTATGGTTCAGTTGCTTATTGGCGGATTTGACAAGAACGGACCTGCAGTTTATTCACTGGATGCACTTGGAGGCAAGATCGAAGAGACAAAGGCAGTGTCAACAGGTTCAGGATCTCCTATGGCATATGGTGTTCTCGAGGACCGCTATAAAGATGATATGACCGTAGATGAAGGAGTTGACCTTGCAATACGTGCTCTTCACAATGCAATGAAGAGGGATTCCGCTTCCGGAGAAGGTATTGACGTCGTTGTGATCACAAAGGACAAGTATGAAAGACTTGATCAGGAAGAGGTTAAGGAAAAACGTAAAGCTCTATATTGATTTTATGCAGACCAGATCCGTTCTTATGGGTTTGGTCTAATTTTAATATATTTTTTTTAAATTTTAACATTTTTTGACTTTTTTGAAATAGGAAGGCTATTTAATGGCAATAGAAGATGTACTATCTGACCTAAAAAAGAAAATAGAAGAAAAGGTCCCTGATGGAACTACCATCACCAGTGTTGAGTTTGAGGGACCACAACTTGTTGTTTATACTGAGGATCCTAAAAATTTTGCAGATAATGGTCATATCGTAAGGAACCTTGCAAAAGCTCTTCGAACAAGGATAGTCGTTCGTCCGGACCCTAAGGTCTTAGTTCCTCCAGAGGATGCTATCGAAAAAATAAAAGATACCGTTCCAAAGGATTCCATTCTAACTAATTTTCACTTTGATCCTGATGTGGGAGAAGTGGTTATAGAAGCGGAGAAACCCGGACTTGTGATCGGTAAGCACGGAGAGACGCTCCGTGAGATCACAAAGAAGATCGGCTGGACACCAAAGGTTGTCCGCACGCCGCCTATCAAATCCCGAACTGTTAATAACATCAGGGAATTTATGCGAACCAACCACAAGGACCGTAAAGAGATTCTTAAGACCGTTGGTCGCAATATTCACAGGGAATGTACCTCAAAGGATAAGTGGGTAAGGGTCACATCATTAGGAGGGTGTAAAGAAGTAGGAAGAAGTTGTTTCCTTTTATCAACTCCTGAGTCAAAGGTCCTGATCGATTGTGGTGTGAACGTTGGTTCAGACGACAATATGACCCCATACCTCTATTTACCTGAAGTACAGCCACTTAACCAGATCGATGCGGTTGTAATTACACATGCTCACCTTGATCACCAGGGACTTGTTCCTCTCCTTTACAAATATGGATATGAAGGTCCTATTTACTGCACATCACCTACAAGGGATATGATGGTGCTCTTACAGCTGGATTATATCGATGTAGCTGCAAAAGATGGTAAAAGGATACCTTACGAGTCTTCAAATGTGCGTGACGGACTTAAACACACCATTGCACTTGATTTCGAAGAGGTCACCGATATTGCACCTGATATTAAGCTCACATTCCACAATGCCGGCCATATCATTGGTTCAGCCATATCACATTTCCATATTGGTGATGGTCTTCACAATGTTGTTATCACCGGTGACTACAAGTACGGTCCGACAAGGCTCTTTGATCCGGCTGTCAACAAGTTCCCGCGTGTTGAGACCGTTATAACCGAATCAACCTATGGTGCATCCTCGGCAACACAGCCATCCCTTAAAGAAGCTGAGAAGAACCTTCAGCAGATCGTCAAAAAGACAATTGCCAACAATGGTATTGTACTGATCCCTGCGTTTGCTGTTGGAAGAAGCCAGGAAGTTATGATAGTTCTTGAAGATGCTATCAGGAAAGGTATAATTGACGATATTCCTGTCTACCTTGATGGTATGATATGGGAGGCTACAGCAATCCATGCGACCTATCCGGAATACCTGAACAATAATCTCAGGAAGCTCATTTTCCAGAAAGGACAGAATCCGTTCCTTGCAGAATGCTTCAAGCCGGTAGATTCCCATGACCTTCGAAAGAAGATCATCAATGATCCACACCCATGTGTTATCCTCTCGACCTCCGGTATGATGAATGCAGGTCCTGTTATGGAATATTTCAAGGCATTTGCACCTGATCCTAACAACACTCTTGTGTTCGTCGGTTACCAGGCAGATGGTACACTTGGAAGACGCATTCAGAAAGGCTGGAAGGAGATCCCGCTCTCATCCAAGAACGGAGCTGAGGTTGTCCAGATGAATATGGATGTACAGGTAGTCGATGGTTTCTCAGGTCACTCTGACAGAAAACAGCTGATGGACTTCTTCAAGAAGATGAAGCCACAGCCAGAGCGTGTTTTCACTGAGCATGGTGATGAACGTTCCTGCATTGATCTTGCAAGTTCATTGCACAAGAAGTATCGTCTTGAAACAAGAGCACTTACAAACCTTGAGACTGTAAGGCTTGTTTGAAGCATCTAATAGAAAAAAAGGATATTGAAAGAATTACCTGGGCGATTCGATATCGCTCAGGAATTCAATTAATTGTTTGTGATCCTGGATTATCTGGTCTGCTCTCTTAAGTTTTTCAGCATCCACATAGGTTGGAACTGCCACGCAGTAAATTCCTGCATTCTTTGCAGAATCTACGCCAAGAGGTGCGTTCTCGATCACAAGACAGTTCTCTTTTTTTACTTTTAATATTTCCATGGCCTTAAGGTAAGGTTCAGGATCTGGTTTTCCATTGTTAACATCGGCACCTGATATCGTCACTTCGAAGATGTCCGGATAGAATTCATTTATCATACTATCAACGATCGGACGATCTGAACCGGAAACCACGGCAAGATGGAAATCGTTTTTAAGTTTCTTCAGTAGATTGTACATCCCGTCAAAAGGATCTATATTCTTCTTTTTTAAGAACAGTTCACGTTTTCGAACCCGAAGCTTTTCGATAATTTCAGGGTCTGCTTCACGACCGGCTTTTTTGAATATGAGCTTGATGACGCCGACGTGGTTTGAACCCTCAATGTCATAGATATCCTGTCGGACGATGTCAATACCAACTTCAGAGAATGTGTGTACCCAGGCATCAGCATGGCATGGCATAGAATCCATAAGGACTCCATCAGCGTCAAATATCAGTGAATTTAACATGCATTTAAAATCCGGTTGATCTGACATAAAGGTTGCCTGTTCTTTCATTCTTTTTAAGGTTTATATACCGGTTTTCGAAAGGATTAATAACTATACCAACCCACTTTATTAGTGAGGTGAAATGTATGTCAAAGTACCATAAACGCGAGTCAGAACGTAAGGGTGAAAAGAAGATCGAAATTCTGGAAGACAAATTAATACACGAAAACCTCGAAGATCTCAAAGGAGAAGGCGGTGAAATACTAGATTGAGTCCGCAAGTAGAAGTGAAGATCTTCCCTGAAAGTCCGGAAGGACAGATCATAGATGTTCCCGATGGAGCAACCTATGAAGACCTGTTGAAAATTCTGGATATAAATCAGGAGCTAGTAATATTATTAAACAACGGTCAGGCTGTTCCCATTGATGGGACAGTCGATGCCGGAACAATAACTATTCTCAGGGCGATATCAGGTGGCTGATACTACCCTGTAATATAATTCATCGCAGCAATATAATTCATTAACAATTCATTTGAATATTGCTGCAATGTAATGTATATGGTTGCAAGAGTTGCAAAGTATTTTGATAATATATAGTAATGTGATCGATGATCATATAAATCAAAAAAAGCAAAGCTGTTTTGAAACTTTCTTTCTTGCAACCAAAGAACACATCTAACAAAAAAAACCCGGAAGGATCTAAATCCGGGTGTTCTTTATTTGGCAAGAGTTTTCAGTTTGTTGATTATGCGCATTCTTGCTTCGTTTTCCTCACGGATCTTTTCTTCATAATGTTTAATGATCTTTGCAAAAGGAGTTTTTAAAGAATAGATCTTTGTAGGCCTTCCTTTGCCGGTCACCTTCTCATTATGGACTGAGATCCAGGAGTTCTCTCTCATTTCTCTCATTGCAACACTGACTTCGGGTTGACGAAGACCTGTGCTCATTTCTATCTCCTGCGAAGAGGCTTCTTTCACATTTGATAGATATGCAATGGTCGTAGCAAGATTTCGTGTCATTCCAAGACTCTTGAGAGACTCAACGATCTCCTCGTTGGATTCACCCAATTGCTTTCCACCAAAGCTTATCATGTTTACCACCGTACCACTATTGTAGAGTAATACTGTAGAGTATTTTCTACCCCCAATTAAAGATGTGTCATTATTATATTTAAACTGTGTGTGACGAATTAGGCAATTATGCAGAGATTATATAAATAAATAAATAAATAAATAAATAAATAAATAAATAATATAATATTTAATCTCCTTATTTTACATGTATATTTTTAAAGATCAGCCTTCAAGATCATCCCGTATTTCGTACAGGGTGACTACTATGGAGTAATTACTATGGTGGAGTTTTGTATGGAAACTCTGGTATGGAGATTTACTATGCAGATTTACTGTACAGATCTACTATTAGTCCTGGTGTGGAAATCTGTCAACTAACATAGATTATTTAATAATTGGTCAACAGTACCAGTTTTTCCCCGATTATTTCCAGAACATTCTCTCGCATATTTTCAAAGCTGTCAAATCTTGCACGATCATTGCCATCGAAAAGTTTCTTGCGTATAAGTTTCCCGATAATATCATCCCATCCCGGCTCAAGTTGCAGAACAAGAGATCCCGGATAAAAGTGTGCAGTGTGTGAAAAACCATCGGGGTCACCATCAGTGATCCCAATGACAGGAATATGCAACCTGTAGAGAATATCACCTGCTATTGCAGTCGTATCATCACCCACAGTGATGGCACATTTACATCCTTCGGCAAGTTCTATGGATCGCTCTGCCAGATGATCGATCAAAGTGGCCATGAGGGAAGAGCTGCTTTCATGTATTAATGTATGGCATTTTTTTGATCCGATCCCAACTTCAGGTAAACTGCGTCTTATAGCGCCGGTCTTAACCCAGGCTTTCCTGATATCAAGTGGTTCCAAGGATTCGTACATATGCAGTTTCTCAAGTCCATGCTCTTTGATTATGCCGCCCTCTAATCCCGTTACAAAACCGTTTTCCACTACAATGGATACATCCTCGGAAATAGCTTTACCAATGACGAATCCTTCGACCATGATAAGCTCGCCGGCATGAACCCCTCGTATCTTCCTCATAGTCTTTGAGCCTAGAGTCGAGATATCAACATCTCCGTGATCCTGACCTTCGGATACTGGCATTGCAAGCAGATCTCCCACTTTCGTTGCGAGACTGTAACCTTCATCGTTCCAGTAGATCACGCTGCTACCTTCACAGCCCGGGCTTTCTATCTGGATGATGGGGTTGAGGTTCCTGTCAGAAAGCCTGGACATTACAATACTGCCAAATTCAATCCCATTTTCTGGCGTTTTCCCATGATTGAGCAGGAAAACAGCATCACAGTTACCAAGAAGGGAATCAATGGCATTACTAGGTTTGAGGCTTTCCTTAATATCTATGAGATCTTCCATGTGTGCATCCATGACTGCGATCTTTCCCATTGTACCACCAAGCTTCGCAGTGACTTTCCCCATGCCTGAGAGAATCTCCAGTATATGTTTTGCATGACCGGAATCGATCACTTCAGGTCCGTGGATAACAACACCTATTTTCATGGTTAATACTTTGTAATGGACCGTATTTTTGGTTTTCGATGTGATCTCCAAACAATAAAATCAATACATTTATATTCGATGTAAACGAACTAAAATTAGGCAAAAGTCGAACTAATTATTATGAAGTATAAATCCATCCCCTCTAAACTTCCGTCATAGACTTTTGCCTTTCATCTTATTCTGATTACTTCCTTTTAGAATAGCTTATACCATAATCTTTGAAATCGTTTTTATACTATAAAGTAAAAGCTTTCAGCTCATTTCTTTATCAAAAAAGAAAAAATGCGAAAGATGTCAACATGAAGTTTATCAGTTAATTTTCTTCTATGTTGATCATCTTATCTGCTGATCTTATTTTTTATAGCAGGTCGCAAGATGTTCTTCTGATGGTGGTTTTGTCATCAGGCTGACCGCAATGGCCACAATAGCTGAAATAGGAGTGGCCACCAGTATCGGGTCAACAACTGTCCAGGTCCCGGTCAGGATCGTATCCATACCGAAAAGTGCCTGTGAAATGCCCAGTGGTACTGCCTCTTTTGCGTGGACAAATGTCAGCCAGAAAAGGCTGCTGAATGTACCGACCAGAAGACTTGCAATTGCACCCTGGCGGGTCATTCTCTTCCAGAAAAGAGCACCTGCATACATGGGCAGGAAAGCTGCTGCACAAATTCCGAAGAATATTGCTGTTGCTCTTGCAATTATGCTAATAGGCAGGATGTATGCAAGTATCACACTCGCAATAATGGTAATGAAAATTCCCACTCTTGTCATAGTCACTGTCTGCCCGGATTTTCCTTTCATAAGGAACTCGCGATAGAAGTCGTGACCAATCGCACTTCCCATTGTGTGGTACTGTGAACTCATGGTTGACATTGCTGCTGCAAGCAGGGTCACCATGAATATAATTACAAACAGGTCAGGCATGGCACTGTTGATATATTCAGGAATGATAAGGTCCTGATTCCCACCTGCTGCGGCGATGGCTATCAGGCCATCTGTCTGGAAGAAATATACGTTGGAAAGTGAACCTACGATAAAGGCGACACCTGTCATCATAAGGATAAAAGGTCCTCCCACAAAGACTGCCCTGTTGAGCGACTTCTTGCTGTTCACGGTCATGAAACGTACGGCAAGCTGTGGCTGTGCAAGAACGCCGATACCCACACCAAGCACCAGTGTTGAAATAAGTGTCCACCATATAGGCGAGCCAAACGCTGGCATTGAGGTCCATCCCGTATGTCCTCCTGCAGCCAGGCTATCGGGTACAAGACTTGCCATATTGGTAAGTGCCATATGGGCTTCGGTAATTCCTCCGAGCTTAATATATGTAAGAACCAGAAGGACGGTCATACCAATGAACATCAGGGCTCCCTGCAAGGCATCGGTGTACATAACGGCAAGTAATCCTCCTGTAATAACATAAGCTGCAACAATGATCGCAAGGATCAGGACTGCAACATCATAATTGATCCCCAGAGTGGTTTCAACAAATCTTGCTCCACCGATCAGGACAATTCCTGCGTAAAGAGGCATGAACAACCCGATAATTGCTCCGGAAAAACCCTGTATGAAACGGGATTGGTATCGCTTTCCCAGAAGTTCGGGGAAAGTGACTGCTTTAAGGTTAGCTCCCATACTCCTGGTTCTGGATCCGAATAAAACGAAAGCAACAAAGATCCCTACAATTATAGTCATGGCAGCAAGCCACAAGAGACCCATTCCCAGGACAGCGGCAGCACCGCCAAACCCTACAATTGCCGATGTGCTGATGAAT is part of the Methanococcoides methylutens genome and harbors:
- a CDS encoding TIGR00295 family protein, coding for MISPSDALELLEEAGCAANVIRHCQVVSKKAVEIAAAYRGSGKDVDLGIVEVGALLHDIGRCRTHGIRHALEGASIAEDLDLDPRLIRIIRNHIGAGITCQEASLLGLPEDDYLPVSIEEKIVSHADNLVMGEETVTISRCIQRMKDRGMSEDAIARVQDLEDEVGIY
- the psmB gene encoding archaeal proteasome endopeptidase complex subunit beta, with protein sequence MDNDKHLKGTTTVGIVCSDGVVLATEQRATMGNFIASKTAKKIYQIDDLVGMTTAGSVGDAQQIVRVISVESKLFKMRRQESVTIKGIATLLSNLLSGQRYYPLMVQLLIGGFDKNGPAVYSLDALGGKIEETKAVSTGSGSPMAYGVLEDRYKDDMTVDEGVDLAIRALHNAMKRDSASGEGIDVVVITKDKYERLDQEEVKEKRKALY
- a CDS encoding beta-CASP ribonuclease aCPSF1 — its product is MAIEDVLSDLKKKIEEKVPDGTTITSVEFEGPQLVVYTEDPKNFADNGHIVRNLAKALRTRIVVRPDPKVLVPPEDAIEKIKDTVPKDSILTNFHFDPDVGEVVIEAEKPGLVIGKHGETLREITKKIGWTPKVVRTPPIKSRTVNNIREFMRTNHKDRKEILKTVGRNIHRECTSKDKWVRVTSLGGCKEVGRSCFLLSTPESKVLIDCGVNVGSDDNMTPYLYLPEVQPLNQIDAVVITHAHLDHQGLVPLLYKYGYEGPIYCTSPTRDMMVLLQLDYIDVAAKDGKRIPYESSNVRDGLKHTIALDFEEVTDIAPDIKLTFHNAGHIIGSAISHFHIGDGLHNVVITGDYKYGPTRLFDPAVNKFPRVETVITESTYGASSATQPSLKEAEKNLQQIVKKTIANNGIVLIPAFAVGRSQEVMIVLEDAIRKGIIDDIPVYLDGMIWEATAIHATYPEYLNNNLRKLIFQKGQNPFLAECFKPVDSHDLRKKIINDPHPCVILSTSGMMNAGPVMEYFKAFAPDPNNTLVFVGYQADGTLGRRIQKGWKEIPLSSKNGAEVVQMNMDVQVVDGFSGHSDRKQLMDFFKKMKPQPERVFTEHGDERSCIDLASSLHKKYRLETRALTNLETVRLV
- a CDS encoding HAD family hydrolase, with translation MLNSLIFDADGVLMDSMPCHADAWVHTFSEVGIDIVRQDIYDIEGSNHVGVIKLIFKKAGREADPEIIEKLRVRKRELFLKKKNIDPFDGMYNLLKKLKNDFHLAVVSGSDRPIVDSMINEFYPDIFEVTISGADVNNGKPDPEPYLKAMEILKVKKENCLVIENAPLGVDSAKNAGIYCVAVPTYVDAEKLKRADQIIQDHKQLIEFLSDIESPR
- a CDS encoding ubiquitin family protein gives rise to the protein MSPQVEVKIFPESPEGQIIDVPDGATYEDLLKILDINQELVILLNNGQAVPIDGTVDAGTITILRAISGG
- a CDS encoding transcriptional regulator protein, whose translation is MISFGGKQLGESNEEIVESLKSLGMTRNLATTIAYLSNVKEASSQEIEMSTGLRQPEVSVAMREMRENSWISVHNEKVTGKGRPTKIYSLKTPFAKIIKHYEEKIREENEARMRIINKLKTLAK
- a CDS encoding DUF2117 family protein, which gives rise to MKIGVVIHGPEVIDSGHAKHILEILSGMGKVTAKLGGTMGKIAVMDAHMEDLIDIKESLKPSNAIDSLLGNCDAVFLLNHGKTPENGIEFGSIVMSRLSDRNLNPIIQIESPGCEGSSVIYWNDEGYSLATKVGDLLAMPVSEGQDHGDVDISTLGSKTMRKIRGVHAGELIMVEGFVIGKAISEDVSIVVENGFVTGLEGGIIKEHGLEKLHMYESLEPLDIRKAWVKTGAIRRSLPEVGIGSKKCHTLIHESSSSLMATLIDHLAERSIELAEGCKCAITVGDDTTAIAGDILYRLHIPVIGITDGDPDGFSHTAHFYPGSLVLQLEPGWDDIIGKLIRKKLFDGNDRARFDSFENMRENVLEIIGEKLVLLTNY
- a CDS encoding sodium:solute symporter family protein, producing MAVSIPLLGIVVLIYLMVVFWCGWLAYKRTKEVDDYMLAGRNVHPVILALSYGAAFISTSAIVGFGGAAAVLGMGLLWLAAMTIIVGIFVAFVLFGSRTRSMGANLKAVTFPELLGKRYQSRFIQGFSGAIIGLFMPLYAGIVLIGGARFVETTLGINYDVAVLILAIIVAAYVITGGLLAVMYTDALQGALMFIGMTVLLVLTYIKLGGITEAHMALTNMASLVPDSLAAGGHTGWTSMPAFGSPIWWTLISTLVLGVGIGVLAQPQLAVRFMTVNSKKSLNRAVFVGGPFILMMTGVAFIVGSLSNVYFFQTDGLIAIAAAGGNQDLIIPEYINSAMPDLFVIIFMVTLLAAAMSTMSSQYHTMGSAIGHDFYREFLMKGKSGQTVTMTRVGIFITIIASVILAYILPISIIARATAIFFGICAAAFLPMYAGALFWKRMTRQGAIASLLVGTFSSLFWLTFVHAKEAVPLGISQALFGMDTILTGTWTVVDPILVATPISAIVAIAVSLMTKPPSEEHLATCYKK